One Elephas maximus indicus isolate mEleMax1 chromosome X, mEleMax1 primary haplotype, whole genome shotgun sequence DNA segment encodes these proteins:
- the LOC126068704 gene encoding protein BHLHb9-like, with amino-acid sequence MAEAEREATGIVKAKAGFETDAVAERKGVSEATFATETKARALSEPTALVKGVAKAMPRSWARSGEEMNTDFGPRAEDEAAVVSGFSCVAEENTAPAARHKDETDTDAWFWAGEEASIGSWFWNGEEAGDQTKAKDGDKTSFDPNPRPVYRIVKPQVTCEIDERNRPKDWSEVTIWPNAPAEIPASLASGYQVPSRTRPFSYTAQSSAEKNTGSLPAAEAGLREGIFVCLQSIDAYPFDSETCTRAIEKMRGQIRIRELNGIGPFPCSCKMECRLNSENFEKLVSLLKSNADPVIHKIAQIAMGVIKVHPLAQQLINEMGVLTVIESLLHFQFPDMTRKAEITLNPISAEERQRRSILHVVHMCKETVSFPLSSPGQQSGLKELGQLSADPDHHVIVAAYLPELSRMLCLGNHKTRNLVLKVLLNMSENPLGATNMMTVQVLSALRFTCHPREAKAHLITVVAIFVNIKEHIRRGSVVVVNRVMYNEFKVIFREVKMIIEKL; translated from the exons ATGGCTGAAGCAGAGAGGGAGGCTACTGGAATAGTCAAGGCCAAGGCAGGGTTTGAGACAGATGCAGTAGCAGAGAGGAAGGGAGTGTCTGAGGCTACGTTTGCTACTGAGACGAAGGCAAGAGCCCTGTCAGAGCCTACGGCTCTGGTCAAAGGCGTGGCTAAGGCCATGCCTAGATCCTGGGCCAGGTCAGGGGAGGAGATGAATACAGACTTTGGTCCCAGGGCTGAGGATGAGGCCGCTGTGGTATCTGGTTTTTCTTGTGTGGCTGAGGAGAATACTGCACCTGCAGCCAGACACAAAGATGAGACTGATACTGATGCCTGGTTCTGGGCTGGGGAAGAGGCCAGTATCGGTTCCTGGTTCTGGAACGGGGAAGAGGCTGGTGATCAGACCAAGGCTAAGGACGGAG ATAAAACTAGCTTTGACCCTAATCCTAGACCCGTGTACAGGATAGTTAAGCCCCAGGTAACGTGTGAAATTGATGAAAGAAATAGGCCCAAGGACTGGTCTGAGGTAACTATCTGGCCCAATGCCCCTGCTGAAATTCCGGCATCGTTGGCATCTGGATACCAGGTCCCTTCGAGGACAAGGCCTTTTTCATATACTGCCCAGTCCTCGGCTGAGAAAAACACGGGTTCCCTGCCTGCGGCAGAAGCCGGTCTTCGTGAGGGCATTTTCGTATGCCTACAGTCTATAGACGCGTACCCATTTGATTCTGAGACTTGCACTCGGGCCATAgagaagatgagagggcaaatCAGGATCAGGGAGCTGAATGGGATTGGGCCATTTCCTTGCTCTTGCAAAATGGAATGCCGCCTGAATTCTGAGAACTTTGAAAAACTTGTTAGCTTACTTAAGTCAAATGCTGATCCTGTCATTCATAAAATAGCTCAAATTGCAATGGGTGTCATCAAGGTTCATCCCCTTGCCCAACAGCTCATTAATGAGATGGGTGTGCTGACTGTTATTGAAAGCTTGCTCCATTTTCAATTCCCAGACATGACAAGAAAGGCTGAAATTACTCTGAATCCCATTTCTGCAGAGGAAAGACAACGCAGGAGTATATTACATGTTGTGCATATGTGTAAGGAAACCGTGTCTTTTCCCTTGAGTTCACCTGGTCAGCAATCTGGATTAAAGGAATTAGGGCAGCTGAGTGCTGACCCTGACCATCACGTCATTGTTGCCGCTTACCTTCCAGAGCTTTCCCGTATGCTATGCCTGGGAAATCATAAAACCAGAAATCTGGTTTTGAAAGTACTTTTGAATATGTCTGAAAATCCCCTTGGAGCAACCAACATGATGACTGTTCAGGTATTGTCAGCATTAAGATTCACCTGTCACCCTAGAGAGGCAAAAGCCCATCTTATTACTGTCGTGGCCATATTTGTTAATATAAAGGAGCATATCAGAAGGGGATCGGTTGTAGTTGTTAATCGCGTGATGTATAATGAATTCAAGGTCATCTTCCGTGAAGTTAAAATGATTATTGAAAAATTGTAA
- the GPRASP2 gene encoding G-protein coupled receptor-associated sorting protein 2: MTGAEIEPCTQAKSEKKAGEEVGSGAERETEVPLVVRPKVRTQAQVMTGAQPKTKAKAMTGAWPRSEAQAISGARPKTEAMAVAGARPKTEAKAMAGARPKSEAKAVAGARPKTEAKAVAGAWPKTEAMAIAGAWPKTEVIATAGAWRKTEGLAMGGARPKTESKAVAGARPKDEAQAWAQTEFGAEAMSETEEVTQTNAIAWPLVSTESRLVAKTKALSMDRELVDVEDDTLSGTNAQAGIQPWFGPGEESNMGSWCYPRPRAKQEASDESGFWSADETSTMSPFWAGEETSIRSWPKEEASSRSRHRAKQQTNTRSRPRMKQGPCIDSRSGSEDEAGNLYSLWAGENTNILSRPRAREEANIRSKLRTKREDCFESGSEDEFYKEFWFLPEEANSRFRPRDRKESNTSLKPRAQKDANNRDRVKQEPRSEEEVIIGSWFWAEKEASMGAGAVASYESMPGAGEGAILGSLLWTEDEATAGAGAREMARPESEEAIFGSWFWDRDEACFDLNPSPVYKASCRFSGLAEQEINVLSRPKSWEEVNVEFKPVPCHGLGFPSISPFKIPEEAIAELSEMTEGNLKQIEQNPEGEEQESLLQPNQDEPDPVFPFQYEPSYLSVEEIRQHLKAKECAEPGSWLCKCVQCELRIGSEEFEELLLLMDKIQDPFIQEISKIAMGTKSASQCTRDFIRDSGVVSLIETLLNYPSSRDRSRFLENLIHMAPPHPNRNMIETFICQVCEETLVRNLDSPEQLSGIKIVRDLTATTDYHTLVASYISGFLSLLGTGNRKTRFHILKVLLNLSENPNVAKKVFSAKALSIFVGLFNVKETNDNIKIVIKMFQNMSNNIKKGVMCSIDDEFSLEPLVSAFHELEALAKELEAQINSRKGRRVGKRS, from the coding sequence ATGACTGGGGCTGAGATTGAGCCTTGCACACAGGCCAAGTCTGAAAAGAAGGCTGGTGAAGAGGTTGGGAGTGGGGCTGAGAGGGAGACTGAAGTTCCTCTGGTGGTCAGACCCAAGGTTAGAACCCAGGCCCAGGTAATGACTGGGGCACAGCCCAAAACGAAAGCCAAAGCAATGACTGGAGCATGGCCCAGAAGTGAGGCCCAGGCAATATCTGGAGCACGACCCAAAACTGAGGCCATGGCAGTAGCTGGGGCACGGCCCAAAACCGAGGCCAAGGCAATGGCTGGGGCACGGCCCAAATCTGAGGCCAAGGCAGTGGCTGGGGCACGGCCCAAAACTGAGGCCAAGGCAGTGGCTGGGGCATGGCCCAAAACTGAGGCCATGGCAATAGCTGGGGCATGGCCCAAAACAGAAGTCATAGCAACAGCAGGGGCATGGCGCAAAACTGAGGGCCTGGCAATGGGTGGGGCACGGCCTAAGACTGAGTCCAAGGCAGTGGCTGGGGCAAGGCCCAAGGATGAAGCCCAGGCATGGGCCCAGACTGAATTTGGGGCTGAGGCAATGTCCGAGACAGAGGAAGTGACTCAAACTAATGCCATAGCCTGGCCACTGGTCAGTACCGAGTCTCGGTTAGTTGCTAAAACTAAGGCACTGTCTATGGATAGGGAACTGGTTGATGTGGAGGATGACACCTTATCTGGCACAAATGCACAAGCCGGAATCCAGCCCTGGTTTGGGCCAGGGGAGGAGAGTAATATGGGGTCTTGGTGCTATCCCAGGCCCAGGGCCAAACAAGAGGCCTCAGATGAGTCTGGATTTTGGTCAGCAGATGAGACCTCTACAATGTCTCCTTTCTGGGCGGGAGAAGAGACCAGTATCAGATCATGGCCCAAGGAAGAGGCCAGTTCTAGGTCCAGGCACAGGGCTAAACAACAGACCAATACCCGGTCCAGGCCCAGGATGAAGCAAGGACCCTGTATTGATTCTAGGTCTGGGTCTGAGGATGAGGCTGGCAATCTTTACAGCCTCTGGGCTGGAGAAAATACCAATATTCTATCTAGGCCCAGAGCCAGGGAGGAGGCAAATATCAGGTCCAAGCTTAGGACAAAGAGAGAGGATTGTTTTGAGTCTGGGTCTGAAGATGAATTCTATAAGGAATTCTGGTTTTTGCCTGAAGAGGCCAATAGCAGATTCAGGCCAAGAGACAGGAAAGAGTCTAATACCAGTttgaagcccagggcccagaAAGATGCTAATAACAGGGATAGGGTCAAACAAGAGCCCAGGTCTGAGGAGGAGGTCATTATTGGTTCCTGGTTCTGGGCAGAAAAAGAGGCCAGTATGGGGGCTGGGGCTGTGGCCAGCTATGAATCcatgccaggggctggggagggggctaTTTTGGGATCTTTGTTGTGGACCGAGGATGAGGCCACTGCGGGGGCTGGGGCCAGAGAGATGGCCAGGCCAGAGTCTGAAGAGGCCATATTTGGGTCCTGGTTTTGGGACAGAGATGAAGCCTGCTTTGACCTAAATCCCAGCCCTGTGTATAAGGCCAGTTGCCGGTTCAGTGGTTTAGCTGAGCAGGAAATTAATGTATTATCCAGGCCCAAAAGCTGGGAAGAGGTCAATGTTGAATTCAAACCTGTTCCTTGTCATGGGCTTGGTTTCCCATCCATAAGCCCCTTTAAGATTCCTGAAGAAGCAATAGCTGAACTCTCTGAAATGACTGAGGGAAACCTCAAGCAAATAGAACAGAACCCAGAAGGGGAAGAGCAGGAATCTTTGCTTCAGCCCAATCAGGATGAGCCTGATCCTGTGTTCCCATTTCAGTATGAGCCTTCCTACCTTTCAGTTGAGGAAATTCGACAGCATCTTAAGGCCAAGGAGTGTGCAGAGCCTGGGAGTTGGTTGTGCAAGTGCGTACAGTGTGAGCTTAGAATCGGTTCTGAAGAGTTCGAAGAACTCCTTTTATTAATGGATAAAATTCAGGATCCTTTTATTCAGGAAATATCCAAAATTGCCATGGGTACGAAAAGTGCTTCACAATGTACCCGAGATTTCATTCGAGACTCAGGTGTTGTCTCACTTATTGAAACCTTGCTGAATTATCCCTCCTCTCGAGATAGGTCAAGGTTTTTAGAAAACCTGATTCATATGGCTCCACCTCATCCAAATCGAAACATGATTGAGACATTCATATGTCAGGTTTGTGAGGAGACCCTTGTTCGTAACTTGGATTCCCCTGAGCAGCTGTCTGGAATAAAAATAGTTAGAGACCTCACTGCTACTACTGACTATCACACACTGGTGGCCAGTTACATATCAGGGTTTCTTAGCTTATTAGGTACAGGCAATAGGAAAACGAGATTTCACATTCTGAAAGTGTTACTGAATTTGTCTGAAAATCCTAACGTGGCAAAAAAAGTATTCAGTGCTAAAGCCCTATCAATATTTGTAGGCCTCTTTAATGTAAAAGAGACAAATGATAATATCAAAATTGTTATTAAGATGTTTCAGAATATGAGTAATAATATAAAAAAGGGAGTAATGTGCTCAATTGATGATGAGTTCAGTCTTGAACCACTTGTTTCAGCATTTCATGAATTGGAGGCATTAGCTAAGGAATTAGAAGCCCAAATAAACAGTCGAAAAGGTCGTAGGGTGGGAAAACGAAGTTAG
- the LOC126068705 gene encoding translation initiation factor IF-2-like: MAISSNSSTTRDATGNAHCGLVESEIPTAQTRGFGVNGGPEEGAAPRTRGPKGPFPESAPRVANATRPLHVRTELTTAPPLAAAGRPVPSSAPLRHFSRTALAQQTRGRRGEGAGKLAGKRLARFLPRGAEVPLGPPLGGPWPGPRRSPPSHRQGSRALRTSLRDPLVRVPSSLLGCRGLRGRRSDGRRRQDPSSEAHSAPTCLHGPGPGRRLPVLSRLLTGIPTVVRAVRWQTDAAAPALLHQSGQGLRRSAARSAGGEVDWRGAEGYAARMGSTPPVRPTAVPSRRMAFSPTDCSSQGSTLQCHD; this comes from the exons ATGGCGATCAGCAGCAACTCCAGCACCACCAGAGATGCCACTGGAA ACGCACACTGCGGCCTGGTGGAATCCGAGATACCTACTGCGCAAACAAGAGGCTTTGGCGTCAACGGGGGCCCAGAAGAAGGGGCAGCACCCAGGACGCGGGGCCCAAAAGGCCCCTTTCCAGAGTCAGCGCCCCGAGTAGCGAACGCGACCCGCCCCCTGCACGTCCGCACCGAGCTGACCACAGCCCCTCCTCTGGCAGCCGCCGGGCGCCCCGTCCCCAGCTCCGCACCCCTCCGCCATTTCTCCCGCACAGCCCTCGCCCAGCAGACACGGGGGAGGCGGGGCGAGGGCGCTGGAAAGCTGGCCGGGAAGCGACTGGCGCGCTTCCTTCCCAGAGgggctgaggtgcctctggggccACCCCTCGGCGGCCCGTGGCCCGGCCCGCGCCGGTCTCCGCCTTCTCACCGCCAGGGCTCGCGGGCGCTGCGCACCTCTCTCAGGGACCCGCTCGTCCGGGTCCCCTCCTCCTTGCTAGGCTGCCGAGGCCTGAGGGGCAGGCGGTCAGACGGTCGGCGGCGGCAGGACCCCTCTTCTGAGGCCCACTCCGCCCCCACTTGCCTTCACGGGCCCGGGCCAGGTCGTCGTCTCCCCGTCCTCTCGCGGCTCCTCACCGGGATCCCCACCGTCGTCCGTGCGGTCAGATGGCAAACAGACGCCGCCGCCCCCGCGCTGCTGCACCAAAGCGGGCAGGGGCTGCGCAGGAGTGCGGCACGAAGCGCTGGCGGCGAGGTCGACTGGAGGGGGGCGGAGGGATACGCGGCGCGAATGGGCTCGACGCCCCCCGTCAGGCCCACCGCAGTTCCGAGCCGGAG AATGGCCTTCAGCCCAACAGATTGCAGTAGTCAAGGTTCCACTCTCCAGTGCCACGACTAG